In one window of bacterium DNA:
- a CDS encoding ABC transporter ATP-binding protein codes for MIKLENITKTYEIGKIKIPVLKDICLEIEKGVHISLMGPSGSGKTTMLNILGCLDTPTSGRYLLENHEVSSLDDDKLSIIRSTKIGFIFQSYNLIQHLTVVENIGLPLFYQGVDDRLVSEKALQMAELVGLKDRVRHKPTELSGGQQQRVAIARALINEPTFILADEPTGNLDTKTGVEIMNLLTNLNEKGTTLFVITHDSKIAEYGKVIVRILDGEIVSG; via the coding sequence ATAATCAAACTTGAAAATATCACTAAAACTTATGAAATTGGTAAGATAAAGATTCCTGTCTTGAAAGATATATGTCTTGAGATTGAAAAAGGTGTACATATATCTTTGATGGGTCCTTCTGGAAGCGGCAAAACAACTATGCTTAATATACTTGGGTGTTTGGATACACCGACATCGGGTAGATATCTTTTAGAGAACCATGAGGTATCTTCTTTAGATGACGATAAACTTTCAATAATAAGAAGTACTAAGATAGGTTTTATATTTCAATCGTATAATCTGATACAACATCTTACAGTTGTTGAAAATATCGGTCTACCATTATTTTATCAAGGGGTTGATGATAGATTGGTTTCGGAGAAGGCGCTTCAGATGGCTGAACTTGTTGGACTAAAAGATAGGGTGCGACATAAACCTACTGAACTTTCAGGTGGGCAACAACAGAGAGTAGCAATAGCAAGGGCTCTTATAAATGAACCAACATTTATACTTGCCGATGAACCTACAGGGAACCTTGATACTAAAACAGGTGTAGAGATAATGAACCTACTGACAAACCTTAATGAGAAGGGTACCACCCTTTTTGTTATTACCCACGACAGTAAAATAGCAGAATATGGTAAGGTAATTGTCAGGATACTTGATGGAGAAATAGTTAGTGGATAA
- a CDS encoding HlyD family efflux transporter periplasmic adaptor subunit, whose protein sequence is MKKLLNRIFKNKIFYLVLLIIVVIFFVNKRIVDKRKSGELVTFVVKKQDLLISVIEGGNLVALESQKIRNEVPGNRTILDVIDEGTEITEQDIANGRILISLDSKDLEDRKEQLTLNVENTLAAYTEAGQNLEIQKKQNDNDISQAELKVKFAEMDLDKYLGAILSKSILDKSEDINYAVLIRSDNLGGEALNKKSSLENKIDLAKEEVVRARDKVEWSQKLSEKGYVTKMELEADRLALKQKEVAQQQAELEYQLFLKYDFVKAVETYMSNYKVAMNQFERTKDTARARMIQIEANLRNRKSAYIQTRGNLRDVEQNIENCTIRATKQGFVTYATSSRPWASQSPIQPGTSIRMYQELFNLPDFRSMGVEVKIHESSIKKVQTGMLANIRVDAFPDVPLTGTVKKVAIMPDAAIKFQNPDINIYLTQITLNNLSDNMEFLKPGMTAKVEILIKELKDVVAVPINAVYFKGNSSFLSVLKEGHIIEKEVELGDSSETLVEIKEGLKEGETVIIKPGVSLTSKIKKAELEEKGVFKTDTSSQESVPAQTEPEREVERPSLNSQPANVVPDSDNSAPVQRTGSGRRRRPAMERE, encoded by the coding sequence ATGAAAAAATTACTAAACAGAATATTTAAAAACAAGATTTTTTATCTGGTCTTGCTAATAATAGTTGTAATATTTTTTGTTAATAAAAGAATTGTAGATAAAAGAAAAAGTGGAGAACTTGTGACTTTTGTTGTGAAAAAACAGGACCTACTTATTTCTGTCATAGAAGGCGGTAACCTTGTTGCTTTAGAATCACAAAAAATTAGGAACGAAGTACCAGGTAATAGAACTATTCTTGATGTAATAGATGAAGGAACAGAAATAACAGAACAGGATATTGCAAACGGAAGAATTCTTATTAGTCTTGATTCAAAAGATCTGGAAGATAGAAAGGAGCAGTTGACTCTTAATGTTGAAAATACTCTGGCTGCATATACAGAAGCAGGGCAGAACCTTGAGATACAAAAAAAACAGAATGATAACGATATCTCTCAGGCAGAATTGAAGGTTAAGTTTGCAGAGATGGACCTCGACAAGTACCTTGGCGCTATCCTTTCTAAGAGTATTCTTGATAAAAGTGAAGATATAAATTATGCAGTTTTGATTAGAAGCGATAATTTAGGTGGGGAAGCGTTAAACAAAAAAAGTTCTCTCGAAAACAAGATTGACCTTGCAAAAGAAGAAGTTGTAAGAGCAAGAGATAAGGTTGAGTGGAGTCAGAAACTTTCTGAAAAAGGGTATGTAACAAAAATGGAACTTGAAGCAGATAGACTTGCTCTCAAACAGAAAGAAGTTGCACAGCAACAAGCAGAACTTGAATACCAGCTTTTTCTTAAATATGATTTTGTTAAAGCGGTTGAGACTTATATGTCAAACTATAAAGTGGCTATGAATCAGTTTGAACGAACAAAAGATACAGCAAGAGCAAGGATGATACAAATTGAAGCAAACCTAAGAAATAGAAAATCTGCATATATACAAACAAGGGGGAATCTTAGAGATGTTGAACAAAATATAGAAAACTGCACAATAAGAGCAACCAAACAAGGGTTTGTTACTTATGCAACCAGTTCAAGACCTTGGGCAAGTCAGAGCCCTATTCAACCGGGTACAAGTATAAGAATGTATCAAGAACTTTTTAATCTGCCTGATTTTAGAAGTATGGGGGTTGAGGTTAAGATACACGAATCTTCAATAAAAAAAGTTCAAACAGGTATGTTGGCAAATATAAGAGTAGATGCTTTTCCTGACGTACCACTTACTGGAACAGTAAAAAAGGTTGCTATTATGCCTGATGCTGCCATAAAATTTCAAAATCCAGATATTAATATTTATCTTACCCAGATAACCCTTAATAATCTTAGCGATAATATGGAGTTTCTGAAGCCGGGGATGACAGCTAAAGTAGAAATTTTAATAAAAGAGTTGAAAGATGTTGTAGCAGTACCAATAAATGCTGTCTATTTTAAAGGGAACAGTTCATTTCTATCTGTTTTAAAAGAAGGGCATATTATAGAAAAAGAGGTTGAACTTGGGGATAGTAGCGAAACATTGGTAGAGATAAAGGAAGGATTAAAAGAAGGCGAAACAGTAATAATTAAACCAGGGGTTTCTTTAACTTCTAAAATAAAAAAAGCTGAGTTAGAAGAAAAAGGGGTTTTTAAGACAGATACATCATCTCAAGAAAGTGTTCCAGCACAAACTGAACCTGAGAGAGAAGTTGAAAGACCGTCTTTAAACAGTCAACCTGCGAATGTGGTTCCCGATTCTGATAACTCTGCACCTGTCCAACGAACAGGAAGCGGTAGGCGTAGAAGACCAGCGATGGAAAGAGAATAA
- a CDS encoding TolC family protein, whose protein sequence is MKRIIKVSAIFVFLFFSGCSLKDLEKNADKEVYGIIEEKKIEISKELVPEELVKLDDDSSGETIFVNMKDAIIFAVKNNRDYKSKQEDVYLNILNLTYQRYLFRTRYNISGNVGWNKADDETVSGSLGLNIFRWLATGAQITFDMTKDFLHYLTGDKSSDLPTIISLNLLQPLLKGAGRTIAQENLVQTERDAIYSVRNFIRYQNSFSVDTTERYLSLLLKKNSAENIYNNYESLKATRERVENLSEAGRLPPFQVDQAKQSEFAAYQNWVRANNSYITSLDSFKIFLGLPAESNLIMDGQLLEHLINVGIDKPEIKISEYLATTLQKRLDLLTYYDRVEDAKRGINIALDELKPEVNVRLGVKSSLETKSFPDLDIKDPTYNTRITFNLPLNKLPERNKYKRALLDLNRKERDFESMRNNIILEVSQQYNNLEEFYQSYLIQLNSLNLAEKRIESTNLLLQAGRATTRDLLEAEESYLQAKNALSSSVVNFLISHLKFLYATENLELDDTGLWKGDLYEKITKQNI, encoded by the coding sequence ATGAAAAGAATAATAAAGGTCTCTGCTATTTTTGTTTTTTTATTTTTTTCTGGATGTTCGTTGAAAGACCTTGAAAAAAACGCTGATAAAGAGGTATACGGTATTATTGAAGAAAAAAAGATAGAGATTTCTAAGGAACTTGTTCCTGAAGAACTTGTTAAACTTGATGATGACTCTTCTGGTGAAACAATTTTTGTGAATATGAAGGACGCTATTATTTTTGCTGTAAAAAATAATAGAGACTATAAGTCAAAACAGGAAGATGTTTATCTAAATATTCTTAACCTAACATACCAGCGGTACCTTTTTAGAACTAGATACAATATATCAGGAAACGTTGGATGGAATAAAGCAGACGATGAAACTGTTTCTGGTTCTCTTGGGCTAAATATATTTCGTTGGTTAGCAACTGGAGCTCAGATTACTTTTGATATGACAAAAGATTTTTTGCATTATCTTACAGGTGATAAAAGTAGCGACCTACCAACAATAATATCTTTGAATTTACTTCAGCCGCTCTTGAAAGGCGCAGGGCGAACTATTGCCCAAGAAAATCTTGTTCAAACTGAAAGAGATGCTATATATTCGGTAAGAAATTTTATAAGGTATCAGAATAGTTTTTCAGTTGATACTACTGAGAGGTATCTATCTTTATTACTTAAGAAAAATAGTGCTGAAAATATTTATAATAACTACGAAAGTTTAAAAGCAACAAGAGAAAGGGTTGAGAACCTTTCTGAAGCAGGTAGGTTGCCACCATTTCAGGTTGACCAAGCAAAACAGTCAGAGTTTGCTGCATACCAAAACTGGGTCCGTGCGAATAATTCTTATATAACGTCTCTTGATAGTTTTAAAATATTTCTTGGTTTACCTGCTGAAAGCAACCTAATTATGGATGGACAACTTCTTGAGCACCTTATAAATGTAGGTATAGATAAACCTGAAATAAAAATTTCGGAGTATCTTGCTACAACATTACAGAAAAGATTAGATTTACTAACTTATTATGATAGGGTGGAAGATGCTAAAAGAGGAATAAATATAGCTCTGGATGAACTAAAACCAGAGGTTAATGTAAGATTAGGGGTTAAGAGTTCATTAGAAACAAAATCTTTCCCTGATTTAGATATTAAAGATCCTACCTATAATACAAGAATAACATTTAATTTGCCTCTAAATAAACTTCCTGAAAGAAATAAATATAAGAGAGCACTACTTGACCTTAACAGGAAAGAAAGAGATTTTGAGTCTATGCGTAACAATATTATTCTGGAAGTTTCGCAACAATATAATAACCTTGAGGAGTTTTATCAGAGTTATCTTATACAGTTGAATAGTTTAAACCTTGCAGAAAAAAGAATAGAGAGTACCAATCTTTTACTGCAAGCCGGTAGAGCTACAACAAGAGATTTGCTTGAAGCTGAAGAATCGTATCTTCAAGCAAAAAATGCTTTATCATCTTCAGTTGTTAACTTCTTGATTTCTCATCTAAAATTTCTTTATGCCACAGAAAACCTTGAATTAGACGATACAGGTTTATGGAAGGGAGACCTATATGAAAAAATTACTAAACAGAATATTTAA
- the purD gene encoding phosphoribosylamine--glycine ligase yields MVVLIIGGGGREHTIAWKLKNEDKTLNIISIPGNGGMRGLSECVSLDIGNREALLRFALDNKVDYTIVGPEAPLAIGITDLFREKGLKIFGPDKEGAKLESSKIFAKNFMKKYNIKTSDFQVIDNYNMGYEVLQKSNFPIVLKYDGLAAGKGVKVAEDLESALDFLKKVYKDLVFGKDNSKVIIEEYLKGIELSYLIFTDTKGYAPMVPARDYKRVFDGNQGPNTGGMGCFSSDSLINEPLEEEIKNSLVIPTIEGLKQENIDYRGVLYFGLMLTEKGLYVLEYNVRFGDPETQVILPRMDSSLMDVIDGVINQRISDVDIKWSKKDSICVIMASEGYPGDYKKGRIITGLNLVKNAFVFHAGTDVKDGKLITSGGRVLGVTALDDTIDKARESAYKVVSTISFEGNHFRKDIGL; encoded by the coding sequence ATGGTTGTGCTCATTATTGGAGGTGGTGGTAGAGAACATACTATTGCATGGAAACTTAAAAATGAAGATAAGACACTCAATATTATCTCAATACCAGGTAACGGAGGTATGAGGGGTTTATCTGAATGTGTTAGTTTGGATATAGGGAATCGAGAGGCTCTTTTAAGGTTCGCATTGGACAATAAAGTAGATTATACCATTGTTGGTCCTGAAGCACCTCTTGCTATCGGTATAACAGATTTGTTCAGAGAAAAAGGGTTAAAGATTTTTGGACCTGATAAAGAAGGCGCTAAACTAGAATCATCTAAAATTTTTGCGAAGAATTTTATGAAAAAATATAATATTAAAACTTCTGATTTTCAGGTAATCGATAATTATAATATGGGGTATGAAGTTCTGCAAAAAAGCAACTTTCCCATAGTTTTGAAATACGACGGGCTTGCTGCAGGTAAAGGAGTAAAAGTTGCTGAGGATTTAGAGAGTGCACTCGATTTTCTTAAAAAAGTATATAAAGATTTAGTTTTTGGAAAGGATAACAGTAAAGTAATTATTGAAGAGTATTTAAAAGGTATTGAATTGTCGTATCTAATTTTTACTGATACAAAGGGTTATGCTCCTATGGTGCCTGCAAGAGACTATAAACGGGTCTTTGATGGTAATCAAGGACCTAATACTGGTGGAATGGGATGTTTTTCTTCTGATAGCCTTATTAATGAACCCCTTGAAGAAGAAATTAAAAATAGTTTAGTTATCCCAACCATTGAAGGGCTAAAACAAGAGAATATCGACTATAGAGGAGTATTATATTTTGGTCTTATGTTAACAGAAAAGGGCCTATATGTGTTAGAGTATAATGTTAGGTTTGGAGATCCAGAAACACAGGTAATTCTCCCAAGGATGGACTCTTCTTTGATGGATGTTATAGATGGGGTTATAAATCAAAGAATTTCGGATGTTGACATAAAGTGGAGTAAAAAAGATTCCATATGTGTTATAATGGCTTCTGAAGGGTACCCTGGAGACTATAAGAAAGGTAGAATAATAACTGGGTTGAATTTGGTGAAAAACGCCTTTGTGTTTCACGCTGGTACTGATGTAAAGGATGGAAAATTGATAACTTCTGGCGGAAGGGTTTTGGGAGTTACAGCACTTGATGACACTATTGATAAAGCGAGGGAATCAGCATATAAAGTCGTTTCGACAATATCTTTTGAAGGGAACCACTTTCGTAAAGATATAGGTTTATAG
- a CDS encoding CPBP family intramembrane metalloprotease — translation MEINQIFYKEELPDAKVIFFIICAILIEFVILSRVALGEIFNFSQDAQSNSFILSLLFTAYLNFFLIASILFRFKKYFFSILKKPVENFFKGFLFYLLLIPFLILITLSTHSFLKSVGISPKLQDVVLLSLQLDSNISLILFFIVSVFIAPIAEEIIYRGVVYKALKRKFSVTQSIFISSAVFASLHFEFSYFPALFFLGMVLAFLFEKYNNLWVSIGVHFFNNFFASLVLLVLRFTNIVDINQLNI, via the coding sequence ATGGAGATAAACCAAATATTTTATAAGGAAGAACTTCCAGATGCGAAGGTAATATTTTTTATAATATGTGCAATCTTAATAGAATTTGTTATATTATCTCGTGTTGCTTTGGGAGAAATTTTTAACTTTTCACAAGATGCTCAAAGTAACAGTTTTATCCTCTCTCTGTTGTTTACAGCATACCTAAATTTTTTTTTAATTGCATCAATCTTGTTTAGGTTTAAGAAATATTTTTTTTCAATATTGAAAAAGCCAGTCGAAAATTTTTTTAAAGGATTTCTTTTTTATTTACTACTAATCCCCTTTTTAATTCTAATTACATTAAGCACCCATTCTTTTCTGAAATCTGTAGGCATATCCCCTAAATTGCAAGATGTGGTATTGCTTTCTCTACAATTAGACTCGAATATTTCTCTTATACTCTTTTTTATTGTAAGTGTTTTTATTGCACCAATTGCGGAAGAAATTATTTATAGAGGCGTTGTATATAAAGCTTTAAAACGGAAGTTCTCTGTAACACAATCAATATTTATAAGTTCAGCTGTTTTTGCATCACTTCACTTTGAGTTTTCATACTTTCCTGCTCTATTTTTTTTAGGAATGGTGCTTGCCTTCTTGTTTGAAAAGTATAATAATTTATGGGTCTCAATTGGGGTACATTTTTTTAACAACTTTTTTGCAAGTCTTGTTCTTCTTGTACTAAGATTTACAAATATCGTAGATATTAATCAATTGAATATTTAA
- the rplQ gene encoding 50S ribosomal protein L17 — MRHKKDIRKLSRNKSQRKALMRNMSISFFEHQQIKTTEAKAKELRRTVEKLITVGKKGDLASLRHINSVLNHAPSLSRVAAISDKYKDRNGGYTQIIKLSPRKGDNAEMVIIKLV; from the coding sequence ATGAGACATAAAAAAGATATTAGGAAATTAAGTAGAAATAAATCTCAAAGAAAGGCTTTGATGAGGAATATGTCTATAAGTTTTTTTGAACATCAACAGATAAAAACAACTGAGGCAAAGGCTAAAGAATTGCGTAGAACAGTTGAAAAACTTATAACAGTAGGTAAAAAGGGTGACCTTGCAAGTTTAAGGCATATAAACTCTGTTTTAAATCATGCCCCTAGTTTGTCGAGGGTGGCAGCTATTTCTGATAAATATAAAGACAGAAATGGTGGGTACACTCAAATAATTAAACTTTCACCACGTAAGGGTGATAACGCAGAAATGGTTATAATAAAACTGGTGTGA
- a CDS encoding DNA-directed RNA polymerase subunit alpha translates to MKDFQFPEKFVWEQDTYKPNYGKLTIEPLIRGYGVTVGNALRRVLLSSLWGVAVTSIKIDGVLHEFTKVEGIKEDMVEVVMNLKQMHLKSNVTETDIFPRVINVQLSKKGPITASDLIVDTSLEALNGDLHIMTLTKDKKISIDLEITDGRGYISSDNIKRSKGSSIPLGTIIIDALYSPVRKITYNVENILYKTSHDYEKLTIEVYTTGALDPMEAMNEATNIITEHFGAIKVKQVIGEEVEKHPVEVESKEIDDDIHLSDFKFSTRICNGLKQQQVTTLQELLNIPKEDWLEIKNFGKKSIEEIETKLAERGYKLKSKEELEQEAKNET, encoded by the coding sequence ATGAAAGATTTTCAATTTCCAGAGAAGTTTGTTTGGGAACAAGATACATATAAACCCAATTACGGGAAACTTACAATAGAACCTCTTATTAGGGGATACGGGGTTACAGTAGGTAACGCCTTAAGAAGGGTGTTGCTTTCTTCTTTGTGGGGAGTAGCTGTAACGTCTATAAAGATTGACGGGGTGCTTCATGAATTTACTAAAGTGGAAGGTATTAAAGAGGATATGGTAGAAGTTGTGATGAACCTAAAACAGATGCATTTGAAGTCAAATGTTACTGAAACAGATATCTTTCCACGAGTAATAAATGTTCAACTATCTAAAAAAGGTCCAATTACTGCTTCAGACCTAATAGTTGATACGAGTTTAGAGGCATTGAATGGCGACCTACATATTATGACTTTGACTAAAGATAAAAAGATTTCTATTGATTTAGAAATTACTGACGGAAGGGGTTATATTTCGAGTGATAATATTAAGAGAAGCAAAGGTTCGTCTATACCATTGGGAACCATTATAATTGATGCTCTTTATTCCCCTGTTAGGAAGATTACCTATAATGTAGAAAATATACTTTATAAAACGTCTCACGATTACGAAAAATTAACAATTGAAGTTTATACAACAGGTGCTCTTGACCCTATGGAAGCAATGAACGAGGCTACCAATATAATAACAGAGCATTTTGGTGCAATAAAAGTAAAACAGGTTATAGGTGAAGAGGTAGAAAAACACCCAGTAGAGGTAGAATCAAAGGAGATAGACGACGATATACATCTGTCTGATTTTAAGTTTTCTACAAGAATCTGTAATGGTTTAAAACAACAGCAGGTAACCACTCTTCAAGAATTGTTAAATATTCCTAAAGAAGATTGGTTGGAAATAAAGAATTTTGGTAAAAAATCTATAGAAGAAATAGAAACTAAACTTGCTGAAAGAGGTTATAAATTGAAATCTAAAGAAGAATTGGAACAAGAGGCAAAAAATGAGACATAA
- the rpsD gene encoding 30S ribosomal protein S4, with protein sequence MAKRTKPLCKECKKNGIKLYLKGRRCETVKCPLDRREKRGRRFVRRRKLSEYGIQLREKNKVKIYYGVLERQFRRYFEIAKGTEGVTGEILLQLLERRLDNVVYRANWFYSRRMAKQVINHGDILINGKKVDRPGYIVEIGDEIQLKPNSKYKDIVDGCIDEYKQHIVPVFIQVDNQQHKMKVVRHPIREEVSLPIEEQLIINLYSK encoded by the coding sequence ATGGCTAAGAGAACCAAACCATTATGTAAAGAGTGCAAAAAAAATGGTATTAAACTTTATTTGAAAGGTAGAAGATGTGAAACTGTCAAATGTCCTCTTGATAGAAGGGAAAAGAGAGGTAGACGGTTTGTCAGACGAAGAAAGTTGTCTGAATACGGAATACAGTTAAGAGAAAAAAATAAAGTTAAAATCTATTATGGAGTTTTAGAAAGACAGTTTAGAAGGTATTTTGAGATAGCTAAAGGAACAGAAGGGGTTACTGGTGAAATATTGTTACAACTTCTGGAAAGACGGCTTGACAATGTTGTTTATAGGGCTAATTGGTTTTATTCACGCAGAATGGCTAAACAGGTTATAAACCACGGAGATATTTTGATTAACGGTAAGAAGGTTGATAGACCAGGTTATATTGTGGAGATAGGTGATGAAATACAATTAAAACCTAACAGCAAATATAAAGATATTGTAGATGGTTGTATTGATGAATATAAACAACATATAGTTCCAGTTTTTATTCAGGTTGATAACCAACAGCATAAAATGAAGGTTGTAAGGCACCCTATAAGAGAAGAGGTTTCCTTACCTATTGAAGAACAGTTAATTATCAACCTTTACTCTAAATAA
- the rpsK gene encoding 30S ribosomal protein S11, whose product MADKKYVKKKKKYSEILKGVAHIQATFNNTIVTITDMQGRVLLWGSAGTVGFKGTRKGTPFAAQLISESVARKAQAQFNMKELDVLVKGPGPGRETAIRALQSGGLNILSIKDITPIPHNGCRPPSRRKI is encoded by the coding sequence ATGGCAGACAAAAAATATGTCAAAAAAAAGAAAAAGTATAGCGAAATTTTGAAAGGAGTAGCTCATATTCAAGCTACTTTCAATAACACAATAGTAACAATTACTGATATGCAGGGCAGGGTTCTCTTGTGGGGTAGCGCTGGTACTGTGGGCTTTAAAGGGACTCGGAAAGGAACTCCGTTTGCAGCGCAGCTTATATCTGAAAGTGTAGCCAGAAAAGCTCAAGCTCAGTTTAATATGAAAGAACTTGATGTATTAGTTAAAGGTCCTGGTCCTGGAAGAGAAACAGCTATTAGGGCTTTGCAGAGTGGGGGGTTGAATATCCTTTCTATAAAAGATATTACTCCTATTCCTCATAATGGATGTAGACCTCCGAGTCGGAGAAAAATTTAA
- the rpsM gene encoding 30S ribosomal protein S13 has translation MARLLGVEIPDNKKIEVALTYVFGIGQTSAARIIKHSGVDGEKRVKDLNEEELGKIAAFVQKNILVEGDLKKEISESIRRLQEIGSYRGYRHRVSLPVRGQRTRTNSRTRKGPKKTVGVIRDKTARKAKKQSMQADSKTKQ, from the coding sequence ATGGCAAGATTATTAGGAGTTGAGATACCTGACAATAAAAAAATTGAGGTTGCTTTAACTTATGTATTTGGTATTGGCCAAACTTCTGCTGCAAGAATAATAAAACATTCTGGTGTTGATGGAGAAAAAAGAGTTAAAGACCTAAATGAAGAAGAACTTGGAAAGATTGCCGCTTTTGTGCAGAAGAACATTTTAGTTGAAGGTGATTTAAAAAAAGAAATCTCAGAGAGTATCAGAAGGCTACAAGAGATAGGTTCATATAGAGGTTATAGACACAGAGTATCTCTACCAGTTAGGGGACAAAGAACCCGGACTAACTCAAGAACAAGAAAAGGTCCAAAGAAGACTGTTGGAGTTATTAGAGATAAGACTGCTCGAAAAGCAAAAAAGCAGAGTATGCAAGCAGATTCTAAAACTAAACAATAA
- the rpmJ gene encoding 50S ribosomal protein L36: MKVRASVKKICPKCKIIKRKGKIRVICANPQDGPKHKQVQG; the protein is encoded by the coding sequence ATGAAAGTAAGAGCATCAGTAAAAAAGATATGTCCGAAATGTAAAATAATTAAGAGGAAAGGAAAGATAAGAGTAATCTGTGCCAATCCTCAGGATGGTCCTAAACATAAGCAGGTTCAGGGTTGA
- the infA gene encoding translation initiation factor IF-1, protein MSKKEEKIKVQGKISKALPGTSFLVELENGHIVTAHLCGKMRMYYIKIIPGDNVILELSPYDMTRGRIIKRI, encoded by the coding sequence ATGAGTAAAAAAGAAGAAAAAATAAAAGTTCAAGGGAAGATAAGCAAAGCTTTACCAGGTACGTCCTTTCTTGTAGAACTTGAGAATGGACACATAGTTACAGCTCATCTATGCGGAAAAATGAGAATGTATTATATTAAAATTATTCCTGGTGACAACGTAATTTTAGAACTTTCTCCCTATGATATGACAAGGGGTAGAATTATAAAAAGAATCTAA
- the map gene encoding type I methionyl aminopeptidase, whose translation MVKTNKEIENIRISCIKCKEVLRKLGNILKSGLSTLEVDEKAEKFLKEAKVEPAFKNYNGYPASICISINEEVVHAIPSKEKILKDGDIVSIDIGAIYKGYYSDYAMTFPIGIVSSLHTKLIKVTQESFNKGFAKAIPGLRTGDIGSAIQKFVEGNGFSVVREFVGHGVGKYLHEEPEVPNYGTPGRGSLLREKEILAIEPMVNAGMPEVKVMEDGWKVVTLDNSYSAHYEECVLITKNGPELLAE comes from the coding sequence ATGGTAAAAACGAATAAAGAGATTGAAAATATTCGTATTTCTTGCATAAAATGTAAAGAAGTACTTAGAAAGCTCGGAAATATCTTAAAATCTGGTTTAAGTACGCTGGAAGTTGATGAAAAAGCAGAAAAGTTTTTAAAAGAAGCGAAGGTAGAACCAGCATTTAAAAATTATAACGGATACCCTGCAAGTATCTGTATATCAATAAATGAAGAGGTTGTACACGCTATTCCTTCAAAAGAGAAAATTTTAAAAGATGGAGATATTGTTTCAATAGATATTGGAGCAATATATAAAGGTTATTATTCTGATTATGCTATGACTTTTCCGATTGGGATAGTATCTTCTTTACATACAAAACTAATAAAAGTAACTCAAGAATCTTTTAATAAAGGTTTTGCCAAGGCAATCCCAGGTTTAAGGACAGGTGATATTGGTTCAGCAATACAAAAATTTGTAGAAGGAAACGGTTTTTCTGTAGTAAGAGAATTTGTTGGTCACGGAGTGGGTAAATATTTACACGAAGAGCCAGAGGTACCTAATTATGGTACCCCAGGAAGAGGTTCTCTTCTTAGAGAAAAGGAAATACTTGCGATAGAACCGATGGTTAACGCAGGTATGCCAGAAGTAAAAGTAATGGAAGACGGATGGAAAGTTGTTACATTAGATAATAGTTATTCGGCGCATTATGAAGAATGTGTTCTAATAACAAAAAATGGGCCAGAGTTGCTGGCGGAATAA